Proteins co-encoded in one Streptomyces sp. JH34 genomic window:
- a CDS encoding glycoside hydrolase family 3 protein → MHHRTSRRTLLTATAAATGVAALPGTAQAAASATSTDSRLKRLIARMSLEEKVGQLFVMRVYGHSATEPDQADIDANLAEIGVRDAAELISTYHVGGIIYFAWAHNTRDPHQIADLSNGIQRAGLAGRTPLPLLVSTDQEHGIVCRVGEPATLLPGAMALGAGGSRSDARTAGRIAGAELAALGINQNYAPDADVNVNPANPVIGVRSFGSEPESVAGMVAAQVKGYQSSGIASTAKHFPGHGDTSTDSHTGLPVIHHTREQWAELDAPPFRAAVAAGIDSIMTAHIVVPALDPSEDPATLSHPILTGILREELGYDGVVVTDALGMEGVRTKYGDERVPVLALLAGVDQLLNPPDLKVAWNAVLDAVRSGEISEARIEESILRILRLKTKLGLFRDPYVTHRGVDRTVGVPSHLAAADRIAGRTTTLLADDGALLPLSRRSHKNLLVVGADPASPSGTTGPPTTTLAGAFQELGFTATALSTGTAPTQAKIAEAVSAARGKDAVIVGTYNVSATSSQRTLVSALAATGVPVITVAIRNPYDIAQLAGTGYAASLAAYSWTDVELRAAARVIAGRARPEGRLPVPVQRADAPAQTLYPVGHGLSYRR, encoded by the coding sequence GTGCACCACCGCACCTCCAGACGCACTCTCCTCACCGCCACGGCTGCGGCGACCGGCGTCGCCGCTCTTCCCGGCACCGCGCAGGCAGCCGCCTCCGCCACCTCCACGGACAGCCGTCTCAAGCGGCTCATCGCCCGGATGAGCCTGGAGGAGAAGGTCGGCCAGCTCTTCGTGATGCGGGTGTACGGGCACTCCGCCACCGAGCCCGACCAGGCGGACATCGACGCCAACCTCGCCGAGATCGGGGTCCGGGACGCCGCCGAGCTGATCTCGACGTACCACGTCGGCGGGATCATCTACTTCGCCTGGGCCCACAACACCCGCGACCCGCACCAGATCGCCGACCTCTCCAACGGCATCCAGCGGGCGGGGCTGGCCGGACGCACCCCGCTGCCGCTCCTCGTCTCCACCGACCAGGAGCACGGCATCGTGTGCCGGGTCGGTGAACCGGCGACGCTGCTGCCGGGGGCGATGGCCCTGGGCGCGGGCGGTTCACGCTCCGACGCCCGCACGGCGGGCCGGATCGCCGGGGCCGAGCTGGCGGCGCTCGGCATCAACCAGAACTACGCGCCGGACGCGGACGTCAACGTCAACCCGGCCAACCCTGTCATCGGCGTGCGCTCCTTCGGCTCCGAACCGGAGTCGGTCGCCGGGATGGTCGCCGCGCAGGTGAAGGGGTACCAGAGCTCCGGTATCGCCTCCACCGCGAAGCACTTCCCGGGGCACGGTGACACCAGCACCGACAGCCACACCGGTCTGCCCGTCATCCATCACACCCGGGAGCAGTGGGCCGAGCTGGACGCCCCGCCGTTCCGGGCGGCCGTGGCGGCGGGCATCGACTCGATCATGACGGCCCACATCGTGGTGCCCGCACTGGACCCGTCGGAGGACCCCGCCACCCTGTCGCACCCGATCCTCACCGGCATCCTGCGCGAGGAGCTCGGTTACGACGGCGTGGTGGTCACCGACGCCCTGGGCATGGAGGGCGTCCGCACGAAGTACGGCGACGAGCGCGTGCCCGTCCTCGCGCTGCTGGCGGGCGTCGACCAGCTGCTCAACCCGCCGGACCTCAAGGTGGCCTGGAACGCCGTGCTGGACGCCGTGAGGAGCGGCGAGATCAGCGAGGCCCGCATCGAGGAATCGATTCTGCGCATCCTGCGGCTGAAGACGAAGCTGGGGCTGTTCCGCGACCCGTACGTCACCCACCGGGGTGTCGACCGCACCGTGGGCGTCCCGTCGCACCTCGCCGCCGCCGACCGGATCGCCGGGCGGACGACCACGCTGCTGGCCGACGACGGTGCGCTGCTGCCCCTGTCCCGCCGGTCCCACAAGAACCTCCTGGTGGTCGGCGCCGACCCGGCCTCGCCCTCCGGCACGACCGGCCCTCCGACCACCACGCTCGCCGGGGCCTTCCAGGAGCTGGGGTTCACGGCGACCGCGCTGTCCACCGGCACGGCACCCACCCAGGCGAAGATCGCCGAGGCGGTGTCAGCGGCCCGGGGCAAGGACGCGGTGATCGTCGGCACGTACAACGTGTCGGCGACCAGTTCGCAGCGGACCCTGGTCAGCGCCCTCGCGGCCACCGGCGTCCCGGTGATCACGGTCGCGATCCGCAATCCGTACGACATCGCCCAGCTGGCCGGAACGGGCTACGCGGCGAGCCTCGCCGCGTACTCCTGGACGGACGTCGAACTGCGGGCCGCCGCCCGGGTGATCGCGGGGAGGGCCCGGCCGGAGGGCAGGCTGCCGGTGCCGGTGCAACGGGCGGACGCCCCCGCACAGACGCTGTACCCCGTCGGCCACGGACTGTCGTACCGAAGGTAG
- a CDS encoding S28 family serine protease has protein sequence MRKALRGVLSLAVLIGTVSATGASAGAATAAEPAAKRSSGYSSSSESSSEDIKDRILAIPGMSLIEEKPYPGYRYFVLNYTQPVDHKNPSKGTFQQRVTLLHKDTTRPTVFFTSGYNVSTNPSRSEPTQIIDGNQVSLEYRFFTPSRPAPADWSKLDIWQAASDQHRVFKALKEIYSKNWLTTGGSKGGMTATYFERFYPKDMDGVVAYVAPNDVVNDEDSAYDRFFARVGTKECRDRLSGVQREALVRREPLEEKFAAYAAENGLTFDTVGTLDKAYEAVVMDYVWAFWQYSLLADCASVPADAKNATDQEIWDSVDGISGFSAYADQGLATYTPYYYQAGTQLGSPDIQQPWLGNLSRYGYQPPRSFVPRSIPMKFQHSAMRDVDNWVRNDARHMMYVYGENDPWGAEPFRLGKGARDSYVYTVPGGNHGSKVAGLVADEKAKATAAILRWAGVAPAAVEADPAKAKPLAKFDARLDKRDDELQRDRGTLRP, from the coding sequence ATGCGCAAGGCGCTCAGGGGCGTTCTGTCGCTCGCGGTGCTCATAGGCACAGTGAGTGCGACCGGGGCCTCGGCCGGTGCGGCTACCGCCGCGGAACCGGCCGCGAAGCGGAGCAGCGGCTACAGCAGCAGCAGCGAGAGCAGCAGCGAGGACATCAAGGACCGGATCCTGGCCATCCCGGGGATGAGCCTGATCGAGGAGAAGCCGTATCCCGGTTACCGGTACTTCGTCCTGAACTACACCCAGCCGGTCGACCACAAGAACCCGTCGAAGGGCACCTTCCAGCAGCGCGTCACCCTGCTGCACAAGGACACGACCCGGCCCACGGTCTTCTTCACCAGCGGCTACAACGTCTCGACCAACCCGAGCCGCAGCGAGCCGACGCAGATCATCGACGGCAACCAGGTGTCCCTGGAGTACCGGTTCTTCACCCCGTCCCGCCCGGCACCCGCCGACTGGTCGAAGCTGGACATCTGGCAGGCCGCCAGCGACCAGCACCGGGTCTTCAAGGCGCTGAAGGAGATCTACTCCAAGAACTGGCTCACCACCGGCGGCTCCAAGGGCGGCATGACCGCCACCTACTTCGAGCGCTTCTACCCGAAGGACATGGACGGCGTCGTCGCCTATGTCGCCCCCAACGACGTGGTGAACGACGAGGATTCGGCGTACGACCGGTTCTTCGCCCGCGTCGGCACCAAGGAGTGCCGGGACCGGCTGAGCGGGGTCCAGCGCGAGGCCCTCGTCCGCCGGGAACCGCTGGAGGAGAAGTTCGCGGCCTACGCCGCCGAGAACGGCCTCACCTTCGACACCGTCGGCACGCTGGACAAGGCGTACGAGGCCGTCGTCATGGACTACGTCTGGGCGTTCTGGCAGTACAGCCTCCTCGCCGACTGCGCGTCCGTCCCGGCGGACGCGAAGAACGCCACCGACCAGGAGATCTGGGACTCCGTCGACGGCATCTCGGGCTTCTCCGCCTACGCCGACCAGGGCCTGGCGACGTACACGCCGTACTACTACCAGGCCGGCACCCAGCTCGGCTCGCCCGACATCCAGCAGCCCTGGCTCGGCAACCTCAGCCGCTACGGCTACCAGCCGCCGCGCTCCTTCGTGCCGCGCTCCATCCCGATGAAGTTCCAGCACTCGGCCATGCGTGACGTGGACAACTGGGTCAGGAACGACGCCCGGCACATGATGTACGTCTACGGCGAGAACGACCCGTGGGGTGCTGAGCCCTTCCGCCTCGGCAAGGGCGCCAGGGACAGCTACGTCTACACCGTGCCCGGCGGCAACCACGGCTCCAAGGTCGCCGGCCTCGTGGCCGACGAGAAGGCGAAGGCCACCGCGGCCATCCTGCGCTGGGCCGGGGTCGCGCCCGCGGCCGTCGAGGCCGACCCGGCGAAGGCGAAGCCCCTCGCGAAGTTCGACGCCCGCCTCGACAAGCGGGACGACGAACTCCAGCGGGACCGGGGCACGCTGAGGCCGTAA
- a CDS encoding ABC transporter ATP-binding protein gives MAGAEKQGAEKRDAREQGAQEPGWGRRLTGYAWRYRRNVVLALGSSLAGMGVMALVPLITKVIIDDVVGSHTRSLGVWTGLLIGAAVLVYVATFIRRYYGGRLALDVQHDLRTEMYGTLTRLDGKRQDELSTGQVVGRATSDLQLIQGLLFMLPMTIGNILLFLISLVIMAWLSLPLTLIALAVAPALWFIARRSKTRLFPATWYAQSQAAAVAGVVDGAVSGVRVVKGFGQEEQETGKLREVSRKLFAGRLRTIRLNSRYTPALQAVPALGQVAMLALGGWLATRGEITLGTFVAFSTYLAQLVGPVRMLAMVLTVGQQARAGVERVLELIDTEPSMADGTRTLPADAPASVEFDDVRFGYEDDRPVLDGFSLTIEPGETVAVVGASGSGKSTVSLLLPRFYDVSHGAVLVGGHDVRELTQDSLRAAIGLVPEDSFLFSESVGANIAYGYPGATQEQIERAARAAQAHGFISELPEGYDTKVGEHGLTLSGGQRQRVALARAILTDPRLLLLDDATSAVDARVEHEIHEVLAQVMEGRTTLLIAHRRSTLGLADRIAVLDRGRLADIGTHAELERRSALYRRLLTDPDELGGTSPGHRPKAVVAEPEDDRALLEELDAEFDAERGVTPGLWIRKEEPRDTAAAGMPATPELLAQVDALPPATDVPAVDEASAVRPEKSYGLRRLLHGFGAALLVSLGLVAVDAGMGLLLPVLIRHGIDDGVTKMALGAVWAAAGLGLLAVLVQWLAQIGETRMTGRTGERVLYSLRLKIFAQLQRLGLDYYERELTGRIMTRMTTDVDALSTFLQTGLVTAFVSVVTFFGITVVLLVLDVQLALVVFATLPVLIVGTFFFRRKSVKAYELARERISVVNADLQESVAGLRIVQAFRREHDGAERFAARSDHYRQARVRGQWLISVYFPFVQLLASIAAAAVLIVGAGRVDNGTLTTGALVAYLLYIDLFFAPVQQLSQVFDGYQQASVSLGRIQELLREPTSTADHDEPQDVTSLRGEIAFEDVSFAYTGEEEALTGIDLRIPAGQTVAFVGETGAGKSTLVKLVARFYDPTSGRVTADGTDLRRLDRTAYRHRLGVVPQESYLFEGTVRDAIAYGMPEATDAQVEAAARAVGAHDMIATLEGGYLHEVAERGRNLSAGQRQLIALARAELVDPDILLLDEATASLDLASEAQVNQATDRLAGRRTTLVVAHRLTTAARADRVVVMDRGRVAEDGTHDELLALDGAYARLWRTFIGEGMGEDAPAGV, from the coding sequence GTGGCGGGCGCGGAGAAACAGGGCGCGGAGAAGAGGGACGCCCGGGAGCAGGGCGCCCAGGAGCCGGGCTGGGGCCGGAGGCTGACCGGGTACGCCTGGCGCTACCGGCGCAACGTCGTCCTGGCCCTCGGATCCTCGCTCGCCGGCATGGGTGTGATGGCCCTCGTCCCGCTGATCACCAAGGTGATCATCGACGACGTCGTCGGCAGCCACACCCGTTCCCTCGGCGTCTGGACCGGCCTCCTCATCGGTGCGGCCGTCCTCGTCTACGTCGCGACCTTCATCCGCCGCTACTACGGCGGCCGGCTCGCCCTCGACGTCCAGCACGACCTGCGGACCGAGATGTACGGCACCCTGACCAGGCTCGACGGGAAGAGGCAGGACGAGCTCTCCACCGGGCAGGTCGTCGGACGCGCCACCAGTGACCTCCAGCTGATCCAGGGGCTGCTCTTCATGCTCCCGATGACCATCGGGAACATCCTGCTCTTCCTCATCTCCCTGGTGATCATGGCGTGGCTCTCGCTGCCCCTGACCCTGATCGCCCTCGCCGTCGCCCCCGCCCTGTGGTTCATCGCCCGTCGCTCCAAGACCCGCCTCTTCCCCGCCACCTGGTACGCCCAGAGCCAGGCCGCCGCCGTCGCCGGAGTGGTCGACGGGGCCGTCTCCGGCGTCCGGGTCGTCAAGGGGTTCGGCCAGGAGGAGCAGGAGACCGGCAAGCTCCGCGAGGTCAGCCGCAAGCTCTTCGCGGGCCGGCTGCGCACGATCCGGCTGAACTCCCGCTACACCCCGGCGCTCCAGGCCGTCCCCGCGCTCGGCCAGGTCGCGATGCTGGCCCTCGGCGGCTGGCTCGCCACCCGGGGCGAGATCACGCTCGGCACGTTCGTCGCCTTCTCCACCTATCTCGCCCAGCTCGTCGGCCCGGTCCGGATGCTCGCCATGGTCCTCACCGTCGGCCAGCAGGCCAGGGCCGGTGTGGAGCGCGTCCTGGAGCTGATCGACACCGAGCCGTCCATGGCGGACGGCACCAGGACGCTCCCGGCCGACGCCCCCGCCAGCGTCGAGTTCGACGACGTCCGCTTCGGTTATGAAGACGACCGCCCGGTCCTGGACGGGTTCTCCCTCACCATCGAGCCGGGCGAGACCGTCGCCGTCGTCGGCGCCTCGGGCAGCGGCAAGTCCACCGTCTCGCTCCTGCTGCCCCGCTTCTACGACGTGTCGCACGGCGCCGTCCTCGTCGGCGGCCACGACGTCCGTGAGCTCACCCAGGACTCGCTGCGGGCCGCCATCGGGCTCGTGCCGGAGGACAGCTTCCTCTTCTCCGAGTCGGTCGGCGCCAACATCGCGTACGGATACCCGGGAGCCACCCAGGAGCAGATCGAGCGGGCCGCACGGGCCGCCCAGGCGCACGGCTTCATCTCCGAGCTGCCCGAGGGCTACGACACCAAGGTCGGCGAGCACGGGCTCACCCTCTCCGGCGGCCAGCGCCAGCGTGTCGCCCTCGCCCGCGCCATCCTCACCGACCCCCGCCTGCTCCTCCTCGACGACGCCACCTCCGCCGTCGACGCCCGGGTCGAGCACGAGATCCACGAGGTACTGGCCCAGGTCATGGAGGGCCGCACGACCCTGCTGATAGCCCACCGCAGGTCCACGCTCGGCCTCGCCGACCGCATCGCCGTCCTCGACCGTGGCCGGCTCGCCGACATCGGTACGCACGCGGAGCTGGAGCGCCGGTCGGCTCTCTACCGCAGACTCCTCACCGACCCGGACGAGCTGGGCGGCACCTCTCCCGGCCACCGGCCGAAGGCGGTCGTGGCGGAGCCGGAGGACGACCGCGCGCTCCTGGAGGAGCTCGACGCGGAGTTCGACGCCGAGCGCGGGGTCACCCCCGGGCTGTGGATCCGCAAGGAGGAGCCGCGCGACACGGCGGCCGCCGGGATGCCCGCCACCCCCGAGCTCCTCGCCCAGGTCGACGCGCTGCCCCCGGCCACCGACGTCCCCGCCGTCGACGAGGCGAGCGCGGTGCGCCCGGAGAAGTCGTACGGCCTGCGCAGGCTGCTGCACGGCTTCGGGGCCGCGCTGCTGGTGAGCCTGGGGCTGGTCGCCGTCGACGCGGGCATGGGTCTGCTCCTGCCCGTGCTGATCCGGCACGGCATCGACGACGGCGTCACGAAGATGGCGCTCGGCGCGGTCTGGGCCGCTGCCGGGCTGGGACTGCTCGCCGTCCTCGTGCAGTGGCTGGCGCAGATCGGTGAGACCCGGATGACGGGCCGCACCGGCGAACGCGTGCTGTACTCCCTGCGCCTCAAGATCTTCGCGCAGCTCCAGCGGCTCGGCCTCGACTACTACGAGCGGGAACTGACCGGCCGGATCATGACCCGGATGACGACGGACGTGGACGCCCTGTCCACCTTCCTGCAGACCGGCCTGGTCACCGCCTTCGTCTCCGTCGTCACCTTCTTCGGCATCACCGTCGTGCTGCTCGTCCTCGACGTCCAGCTGGCCCTGGTCGTGTTCGCGACGCTGCCGGTGCTGATCGTCGGCACCTTCTTCTTCCGCCGCAAGAGCGTCAAGGCGTACGAGCTCGCCCGTGAACGCATCAGCGTGGTCAACGCCGACCTCCAGGAGTCCGTCGCCGGCCTCCGGATCGTCCAGGCGTTCCGTCGCGAGCACGACGGCGCCGAGCGGTTCGCGGCGCGCAGCGACCACTACCGCCAGGCCAGGGTGCGCGGGCAGTGGCTGATCTCCGTCTACTTCCCGTTCGTGCAGCTGCTGGCGTCGATAGCGGCCGCCGCCGTGCTGATCGTCGGCGCGGGCCGCGTCGACAACGGCACACTGACCACCGGCGCGCTCGTCGCCTACCTGCTGTACATCGACCTGTTCTTCGCCCCCGTGCAGCAGCTGTCCCAGGTCTTCGACGGCTACCAGCAGGCCAGCGTCTCCCTCGGCCGCATCCAGGAGCTCCTGCGGGAGCCGACCTCCACGGCCGACCACGACGAGCCGCAGGACGTGACGTCGCTGCGCGGCGAGATCGCGTTCGAGGACGTGTCCTTCGCGTACACGGGCGAGGAGGAGGCCCTCACGGGCATCGACCTGCGGATCCCGGCCGGCCAGACGGTCGCCTTCGTCGGCGAGACCGGCGCGGGCAAGTCCACCCTGGTCAAGCTCGTCGCCCGTTTCTACGACCCGACGAGCGGGCGGGTGACGGCGGACGGCACGGACCTGCGCAGGCTCGACAGGACGGCGTACCGGCACAGGCTCGGAGTCGTGCCGCAGGAGTCCTACCTCTTCGAGGGGACGGTCCGCGACGCCATCGCCTACGGGATGCCGGAGGCCACCGACGCGCAGGTGGAGGCGGCGGCCCGGGCGGTCGGCGCGCACGACATGATCGCCACCCTGGAGGGCGGCTACCTCCACGAGGTGGCCGAACGGGGCCGCAACCTCTCGGCCGGTCAGCGCCAGCTGATCGCGCTGGCGCGTGCCGAGCTGGTCGACCCCGACATCCTGTTGCTCGACGAGGCGACCGCCTCCCTCGACCTCGCCAGTGAGGCCCAGGTCAACCAGGCCACCGACCGGCTGGCAGGACGGCGCACCACCCTTGTCGTCGCTCACCGGCTGACGACGGCCGCCCGGGCCGACCGGGTCGTGGTGATGGACCGGGGCAGGGTCGCCGAGGACGGTACGCATGACGAGCTGCTGGCCCTGGACGGCGCGTACGCGCGCCTGTGGCGCACCTTCATAGGGGAGGGCATGGGCGAGGACGCCCCGGCAGGCGTGTGA